In Hyphomicrobiaceae bacterium, the following are encoded in one genomic region:
- a CDS encoding glucosaminidase domain-containing protein, which produces MRVRQRAQSVATAFVCQLLLTTAVQAAPPIRTDTNNRVPACVSPERLMAFLRDRNEELNPRYGEIARWYKYYGEAWNVRWDYAFFQMLLETNYLKYRRGDGRRGDVHERQNNFAGIGATGGGVAGERFADIKTGVHAQIQHLVAYSGEHVQDPVAKRTSENQDDIIAQSRRLRRAVTFGDLARRWAADRAYARSIDIVAKLFNDGYCKGPATADMAPPPAPKPVRRYERHAGLVGPAPDHLGGPEEVLPWASRSVAQETSDNTNTADKPRRETRTPPPQIAPAAAIKETPPTPGHNGRPPVRTLWTREDGYDPADTRAHASEQARPAGTLENSDDNPQHASAGASGEVQLPHFRIAPTDTPPSHLGGPVDPVIKTASVPARIMPDSDTPSDDARRITTAVRTASLGECRILSASYGGHKTLLVQADASGAIQLTALTVLDGFEDTMLESYAKERAPGAKLIGTYASRDDALTKARTICPSG; this is translated from the coding sequence ATGCGCGTCAGACAACGGGCGCAGAGCGTGGCTACGGCCTTCGTCTGCCAACTTCTTCTGACCACGGCCGTCCAAGCCGCTCCACCGATCCGCACCGACACAAACAACCGCGTTCCTGCCTGCGTATCGCCAGAGCGCCTGATGGCTTTTCTGCGAGACCGAAACGAAGAGCTCAATCCGCGCTACGGAGAAATTGCGCGCTGGTACAAATACTACGGCGAAGCCTGGAACGTGCGTTGGGATTACGCCTTCTTCCAGATGCTTCTGGAAACTAATTATCTGAAGTACCGCCGCGGTGACGGCAGGCGTGGCGACGTCCACGAACGGCAGAATAATTTCGCCGGCATCGGCGCGACAGGCGGCGGTGTTGCAGGCGAGCGATTTGCCGACATCAAGACCGGCGTGCACGCCCAGATCCAGCATCTCGTGGCTTACTCTGGCGAGCACGTGCAAGATCCGGTTGCTAAACGCACCAGTGAGAACCAGGACGACATCATCGCCCAGTCGCGAAGATTGCGCCGTGCCGTCACGTTCGGCGATCTCGCGCGCAGGTGGGCCGCGGACCGCGCCTATGCCCGATCCATCGACATCGTCGCCAAGTTGTTCAACGACGGCTACTGCAAAGGCCCCGCAACGGCCGACATGGCGCCGCCACCGGCCCCAAAACCGGTACGCCGATATGAACGGCACGCGGGATTGGTGGGCCCCGCACCCGATCACCTCGGGGGTCCGGAAGAAGTCCTTCCCTGGGCCTCGCGCAGCGTCGCTCAAGAAACGAGCGATAACACCAACACTGCAGACAAGCCACGGCGCGAAACACGTACGCCGCCACCTCAGATAGCTCCCGCTGCCGCCATCAAAGAGACGCCACCAACCCCGGGTCACAACGGGCGCCCCCCCGTGCGCACGCTTTGGACCCGGGAGGATGGCTATGATCCCGCTGACACCAGAGCGCACGCGAGTGAACAGGCTCGCCCGGCTGGCACGCTGGAAAACAGCGACGACAATCCGCAACATGCCTCGGCGGGCGCTTCCGGAGAGGTGCAGCTTCCGCATTTCAGGATTGCGCCGACCGACACGCCCCCCTCGCACTTGGGCGGTCCGGTCGATCCCGTCATCAAAACCGCAAGCGTTCCCGCCCGCATCATGCCAGACTCAGATACGCCGTCTGACGATGCCAGACGGATCACAACCGCCGTTCGCACGGCATCGCTCGGAGAATGCCGGATCCTGAGCGCGAGCTATGGCGGACACAAGACGCTGCTCGTTCAAGCCGACGCGAGCGGAGCCATCCAACTGACCGCACTAACGGTGCTGGACGGGTTCGAAGATACGATGTTGGAGAGCTACGCCAAGGAAAGAGCACCCGGCGCAAAGCTGATTGGGACTTACGCAAGCAGGGACGACGCGCTCACCAAAGCGCGAACCATTTGCCCGTCGGGCTGA
- the uvrC gene encoding excinuclease ABC subunit UvrC, protein MVTQDPANEEGVELESTEAEDAGTRVIARYWKTLPASPGVYRMLDAQGEVIYVGKARSLKARVANYTRLQGHTNRIARMILATHSMEFVTVRTEAEALLLEANLIKRFKPRFNVLMRDDKSFPYILISRDHPAPQLTKHRGARNRKGDYFGPFASAGAVNRAINMLQRAFLLRTCSDSFYENRTRPCLLFQIKRCAAPCTSEISLEDYRKLTDEAVRFLRGESQSVREMYQRLMTEASDKLEFEAAAKYRNRLWALAHVTADQSINPEGVEEADVFAAHQEGGQTCIQVFFFRTGQNWGNRAYYPRADRSLGVEDVLDAFIAQFYDDKPVPRLILLSHEIPNHDLLAEALTSKAERKVEIRVPSRGTKSALVEHAIANAREALGRKLAETSSQTRLLEGLAERFGLASTPRRIEVFDNSHISGTNAVGAMIVAGPEGFVKGQYRKFNIKSDATTPGDDYAMMREVLARRFKRLTSDSASEEGSTRDVPHTETPANEEGGSRISPPAHTSREMKKLALGMIPLAASGRIARDVPPDTVLDDASSTADDTSKNSGDDDMAPEKDIFPDRPDVVFVDGGLGQLSIACEVMRELGIHDIALIGVAKGPDRDAGREHFHIPGKDKSFMLEPRDPVLYFVQRLRDEAHRFAIGTHRAKRSKALSANPLDEIDGIGPTRKRALLKHFGSAKAVSRAGVEDLKEVEGISSEMAQKIYDFFNERRS, encoded by the coding sequence ATGGTCACGCAAGATCCCGCAAATGAAGAAGGCGTCGAGCTTGAATCGACGGAGGCCGAAGATGCCGGCACGCGGGTCATCGCGCGCTATTGGAAGACGTTGCCTGCCTCGCCGGGCGTCTACCGGATGCTCGATGCGCAGGGCGAAGTCATCTATGTCGGCAAAGCCCGCTCGCTAAAAGCGCGCGTGGCCAACTATACGCGCTTGCAAGGCCACACCAATCGCATCGCGCGCATGATCCTGGCGACACATTCGATGGAGTTCGTAACCGTTCGCACGGAAGCGGAAGCGCTACTTCTCGAAGCCAACCTCATCAAGCGCTTCAAGCCACGTTTCAACGTTTTGATGCGGGACGACAAGTCGTTTCCCTATATCCTCATCAGCCGCGACCACCCGGCACCGCAGTTGACGAAACACCGGGGCGCGCGCAATCGCAAAGGCGACTACTTCGGACCGTTTGCCTCCGCTGGCGCCGTCAACCGCGCCATCAACATGCTGCAACGTGCGTTTCTCTTGCGCACCTGCTCCGACAGCTTTTACGAGAACCGCACGCGCCCTTGCCTGCTATTCCAGATCAAACGATGCGCCGCTCCATGCACCAGCGAAATCTCGCTGGAGGACTATCGCAAGCTGACGGACGAAGCTGTACGCTTCTTGCGCGGCGAAAGTCAGAGCGTGCGCGAGATGTACCAGCGCCTGATGACCGAGGCTTCAGACAAACTGGAGTTCGAGGCGGCCGCCAAGTACCGCAACAGATTGTGGGCGTTGGCGCACGTCACAGCAGATCAATCGATCAATCCTGAAGGCGTCGAGGAGGCCGACGTATTCGCAGCCCACCAAGAGGGCGGACAGACCTGCATTCAGGTGTTCTTCTTCCGCACCGGACAGAACTGGGGCAACCGTGCCTACTATCCCAGAGCAGACCGCTCACTCGGTGTGGAAGACGTGCTCGATGCCTTCATCGCGCAGTTCTACGACGACAAGCCGGTGCCGCGGCTCATCCTTCTATCACACGAAATTCCGAACCATGACCTGCTCGCCGAAGCGTTGACGTCAAAGGCAGAGCGCAAAGTTGAAATCCGGGTGCCCTCGCGCGGCACAAAATCCGCTCTTGTGGAACATGCCATCGCCAATGCGCGCGAAGCGTTGGGCCGCAAACTTGCGGAAACGTCTTCGCAGACACGTTTGCTCGAAGGTTTGGCGGAACGCTTCGGGCTGGCAAGCACACCGCGCCGCATTGAGGTGTTCGACAATAGTCACATCTCGGGCACGAATGCAGTTGGCGCGATGATCGTCGCCGGGCCGGAAGGCTTCGTCAAAGGACAATACCGCAAGTTCAACATCAAGTCGGATGCGACCACACCAGGCGACGACTATGCAATGATGCGCGAAGTGCTTGCACGCCGCTTCAAACGACTCACGTCGGATTCAGCTAGCGAAGAAGGTTCGACGCGCGACGTACCGCACACCGAAACTCCGGCGAACGAAGAAGGCGGCTCACGCATCTCCCCTCCGGCACACACCTCGCGCGAAATGAAAAAACTTGCGCTCGGCATGATCCCGCTTGCCGCAAGCGGGCGGATCGCGCGCGATGTTCCGCCTGACACGGTTCTTGATGACGCTTCATCTACCGCAGACGATACGAGTAAAAACTCTGGCGATGATGATATGGCACCGGAAAAAGACATCTTTCCCGACCGCCCCGACGTCGTCTTCGTCGATGGCGGACTTGGCCAATTGTCGATTGCCTGCGAAGTGATGCGCGAACTCGGCATTCACGATATCGCGCTCATCGGAGTGGCAAAGGGGCCCGATCGAGACGCTGGCCGCGAGCATTTTCACATCCCCGGCAAAGACAAATCCTTCATGCTCGAGCCGCGTGATCCGGTCTTGTATTTCGTTCAAAGATTGCGCGACGAAGCCCACCGATTTGCAATTGGCACCCACCGCGCCAAACGCTCGAAAGCTTTGAGCGCCAATCCGCTCGACGAGATCGATGGTATAGGGCCCACGCGCAAACGTGCGCTGCTCAAGCATTTCGGCTCCGCAAAAGCCGTTTCGCGCGCGGGCGTCGAAGACTTGAAAGAGGTTGAGGGCATTTCCTCTGAAATGGCACAGAAAATCTATGATTTCTTCAACGAGCGTCGAAGTTGA
- a CDS encoding DUF3772 domain-containing protein encodes MNFHRSKACLTAALLAFAAFNVASNARTAGAQTEWQTEVEQPKAPAAAKPTSTKATTKAAESKPAAAQQAPSTQPAATQQAPAQHTPQQAPAAQAPAPQQAPAAAQPAPAAAAPAANGAAQQTQQQAPAAVPAGDAAAPAAEGAGAPAPAPETQAEPPQPAKPVPKPTPLPPEVATTIEKTTDVMDGAEKKLSAIKDVDADLGRLRNDIDGVISSTTRTADSLRPRLADLEGQIAKLGPAPGKDDPPEAPTAATERARLGAEAAEVSGAIKTLEVTWWRARQAIDKITDLRLELFVKSLTQRMSSPLFSELWEDVVRDWPSVSWRIGYNGSDWLRNADTRKGRLSIVLAAAAFTYLFLKLLAGWLTRFRPTPGHPEWTFFERAAAGSWIAPVRAMPGILTALVLYFGLDHIGLLYHPTTMPTATALLYAILIFSAVSALVSTVFAPYSPQRRLIPLSDRAARRVGRLLKILAAIYCLDLFFSEFAQILYFPLSLSVVQSLISSLAFAAVLAGLLLTPFSPTGHPRSEPYPRSYPRWLKFPLWLVVLAIVVACLTGYVALGRFIAQQVVMTGIVALVGILLFFAIRAFTREGTKGGHAVGSILHDAFGMDEPRRRQLAWLTEAVLTFILFLTLLPVLLLQWGFAAADIRDWLKAALFGFEIGQIRISLVRILGGILLFMALLFVTRLVQRRLRQNVLVAPRMDPGVANSVDTAVGYTGIALASIIAVSYAGFDITNLAIVAGALSVGIGFGLQSIVNNFVSGLILLIERPIKVGDWVVVGTEEGTVKNISVRSTEIETFNRASLIVPNSELITGRVMNWTHRSALGRVVLRFSAGANADPRTVLAILQECAQAHPDVLSEPAPIAVFEGYTQTATEYSLRAFLGDISSGVRVQSDLRVAVFEALREHQIEKAMPLVTAVVSPGV; translated from the coding sequence ATGAACTTCCATCGAAGCAAAGCCTGTTTGACGGCCGCATTGCTTGCGTTCGCAGCTTTCAACGTTGCGTCGAATGCTCGGACGGCAGGGGCCCAGACCGAATGGCAAACTGAGGTCGAACAGCCCAAGGCGCCAGCGGCAGCAAAGCCAACCAGTACGAAAGCAACCACTAAGGCGGCGGAAAGCAAACCGGCGGCTGCGCAGCAAGCGCCCTCCACACAGCCCGCGGCAACACAACAGGCCCCAGCCCAACACACGCCCCAGCAGGCGCCTGCAGCACAAGCCCCCGCGCCTCAGCAGGCACCTGCTGCAGCACAGCCCGCACCGGCTGCGGCTGCTCCGGCTGCGAACGGTGCGGCCCAACAGACCCAGCAACAAGCACCGGCCGCCGTACCCGCGGGTGATGCTGCGGCTCCCGCGGCCGAAGGGGCTGGTGCGCCAGCCCCGGCGCCCGAGACGCAAGCCGAGCCGCCTCAACCGGCAAAACCTGTACCGAAACCGACCCCGTTGCCGCCGGAGGTCGCGACAACGATCGAAAAGACAACCGACGTCATGGATGGTGCGGAGAAGAAGCTCTCCGCAATCAAGGACGTCGATGCCGACCTCGGCCGTTTGCGCAACGATATCGACGGCGTGATTTCTTCGACCACCCGCACAGCCGACAGCTTGCGCCCGCGCCTGGCGGATTTGGAAGGCCAAATCGCCAAACTTGGGCCGGCGCCCGGCAAGGATGATCCGCCTGAAGCACCCACAGCGGCCACAGAGCGCGCCCGCCTTGGCGCTGAAGCCGCCGAGGTTTCCGGGGCGATCAAAACGCTCGAAGTAACCTGGTGGCGCGCACGGCAGGCCATCGACAAGATTACAGACTTGCGGCTTGAGCTGTTCGTCAAGAGCCTCACCCAGCGCATGTCCAGCCCACTGTTTTCGGAACTTTGGGAGGACGTCGTTCGCGACTGGCCATCTGTATCCTGGCGCATCGGCTACAATGGTTCCGACTGGCTGCGAAATGCCGACACCCGCAAAGGCCGTCTGTCCATCGTGCTGGCGGCTGCGGCGTTCACGTATTTATTTTTGAAGTTGCTTGCCGGTTGGCTGACGCGATTCCGTCCGACGCCAGGACACCCCGAATGGACATTCTTCGAACGCGCGGCGGCGGGGTCTTGGATTGCGCCGGTGCGCGCCATGCCCGGCATCCTCACCGCACTTGTCTTGTACTTCGGACTGGACCACATCGGGCTGCTGTATCACCCGACGACGATGCCGACCGCCACCGCACTGCTCTATGCGATACTGATTTTTTCGGCCGTCTCGGCCCTGGTTTCGACAGTCTTTGCGCCCTACTCGCCACAGCGGCGTCTCATACCGTTGTCAGATCGCGCTGCGCGGCGGGTCGGACGACTGCTCAAGATCCTGGCCGCAATCTATTGTCTTGATCTGTTCTTCTCCGAGTTCGCCCAGATCCTGTACTTCCCTCTGTCCTTGAGCGTCGTGCAGTCGCTGATCTCAAGCCTTGCGTTTGCCGCGGTACTCGCGGGATTGCTGCTAACACCCTTCTCGCCGACGGGACATCCGCGCTCGGAGCCTTATCCGCGCAGCTATCCCCGGTGGTTGAAGTTTCCACTTTGGCTTGTCGTGCTTGCAATCGTGGTCGCGTGCCTTACAGGCTACGTCGCGCTTGGCCGCTTCATTGCCCAACAGGTCGTGATGACGGGCATCGTGGCGCTCGTCGGCATCCTGCTATTCTTTGCAATTCGAGCGTTCACACGCGAGGGTACGAAGGGGGGGCACGCTGTCGGATCCATCCTGCACGATGCATTCGGCATGGATGAACCTCGCAGAAGGCAGCTCGCGTGGCTCACTGAAGCGGTTCTTACCTTCATCCTTTTCTTGACGTTGCTTCCCGTCTTGCTGTTGCAGTGGGGATTTGCGGCGGCTGATATTCGCGACTGGCTGAAGGCGGCATTGTTCGGCTTCGAGATCGGCCAGATTCGCATTTCTCTGGTGCGCATCCTCGGCGGTATCTTGCTGTTCATGGCGCTGTTGTTCGTAACGCGCTTGGTTCAGCGCCGCTTGCGCCAGAACGTGCTTGTCGCGCCGCGTATGGATCCAGGCGTTGCGAACTCGGTCGATACCGCTGTCGGATATACCGGCATCGCACTCGCCTCGATCATCGCGGTTTCATATGCAGGCTTCGATATCACCAACCTGGCCATTGTCGCGGGCGCATTGTCGGTCGGCATCGGCTTTGGTCTGCAGTCCATTGTCAACAACTTCGTGTCGGGACTGATCCTGCTCATCGAACGCCCCATTAAGGTCGGCGACTGGGTCGTGGTTGGCACGGAAGAAGGCACGGTGAAGAATATCTCAGTGCGCTCCACCGAGATCGAGACCTTCAATCGCGCCAGCTTAATCGTCCCCAACTCCGAGTTGATCACCGGCAGGGTGATGAACTGGACCCACCGCAGCGCGCTCGGCCGCGTCGTTCTGCGGTTCTCAGCGGGAGCAAACGCCGACCCTCGGACGGTTCTTGCCATCTTGCAGGAGTGCGCGCAGGCTCACCCCGATGTCCTGAGCGAACCGGCGCCAATTGCCGTCTTTGAGGGGTACACCCAGACCGCAACAGAGTACTCGCTGCGGGCGTT
- a CDS encoding amidohydrolase family protein — MSLWIRTEKYHLGLQERDETAEAESSLPVPSQVLSNGEFNPSPQNDVQRKVKSHILSEATELAKKNNVSRRSFLRSAAGFALSFSVMNEHYGNVFGASRAEAADVSMAEARAAALRDQFIFDDQLHFVYEGFSFEGLKALRKYGMEKWVPEKFRDKQTEFEQLQFANFLKEVYFDSDTKLGILSGAPADDAANWFLTNKEMYRAQGLMDDLCGSRRMWSQAIVRPNTPGWLEEMDRCAAEQKPISWKGYTVGDPLSNSDFPYRLDDEKLMYPAYEKMVKSGIKTFCIHKGLLPNDYADNFHAWKHAMVDDVGKAAKDWPGLNFVIFHSGLKPLNDYPQDHLDKFKKTGRIDWVSDLAEIPAKYGVTNVYAELGSCFANCVISHPQHAAGLLGTLIKGMGDDHVIWGTDSVWYGSPQWQIEALRRMEIPEEMRETFAFKELGGDDSEVKRKIFGLNICNIHGFDPNDLSKQGVNMKDDKLQKAKEAYQKEGTDRTNAFYGFIDNKDISFKRA; from the coding sequence ATGTCGTTGTGGATCCGGACGGAGAAGTACCACCTTGGTTTGCAGGAACGCGATGAAACCGCAGAAGCCGAAAGCTCTTTGCCGGTTCCATCGCAGGTGTTATCGAACGGTGAGTTCAATCCTTCGCCGCAGAATGACGTGCAGCGCAAGGTCAAGAGCCACATCTTGTCCGAGGCAACTGAACTCGCCAAAAAGAACAACGTCTCACGCCGCTCGTTCTTGCGCTCGGCGGCAGGGTTTGCGCTGTCCTTCTCGGTGATGAATGAGCACTACGGCAACGTGTTCGGCGCTTCTAGAGCTGAGGCGGCGGACGTCTCCATGGCGGAAGCGCGCGCGGCAGCCCTGCGTGATCAATTCATTTTCGACGACCAATTGCACTTCGTCTACGAAGGCTTCTCGTTCGAGGGCCTGAAGGCGCTGCGCAAGTATGGCATGGAAAAATGGGTCCCTGAGAAATTCCGCGACAAGCAAACCGAGTTCGAGCAGCTTCAGTTCGCCAACTTCTTGAAAGAGGTCTACTTCGACAGCGATACCAAACTCGGCATCCTATCGGGCGCACCGGCCGACGATGCAGCCAACTGGTTCCTCACCAACAAGGAAATGTACCGCGCGCAAGGCCTGATGGACGATCTGTGCGGCTCGCGCCGCATGTGGAGCCAGGCGATCGTGCGTCCCAACACGCCGGGCTGGCTTGAGGAGATGGATCGCTGTGCAGCAGAGCAGAAACCGATCAGCTGGAAGGGCTATACGGTGGGTGATCCACTCTCCAACAGTGACTTCCCCTACCGCCTCGACGATGAAAAGCTGATGTATCCAGCTTACGAAAAAATGGTGAAGTCGGGCATCAAGACGTTCTGCATTCATAAGGGGCTGCTGCCGAACGACTATGCAGATAACTTCCACGCCTGGAAGCACGCCATGGTCGACGACGTGGGCAAGGCCGCGAAGGACTGGCCGGGTCTGAATTTCGTTATCTTCCACTCCGGACTGAAGCCCCTGAACGACTATCCGCAGGATCATCTCGACAAGTTCAAAAAAACCGGGCGCATCGACTGGGTTTCGGATCTGGCCGAAATCCCGGCCAAATACGGCGTGACAAACGTCTATGCCGAATTAGGCAGCTGCTTTGCCAATTGCGTGATCTCTCATCCCCAGCATGCCGCAGGTCTTCTTGGTACGCTCATCAAGGGTATGGGCGATGATCACGTGATCTGGGGGACAGACTCTGTTTGGTATGGCTCACCGCAGTGGCAGATCGAAGCCTTGCGCCGGATGGAGATCCCCGAAGAGATGCGCGAGACGTTCGCGTTCAAGGAGCTTGGTGGTGACGACAGCGAGGTGAAGCGTAAGATCTTCGGCCTCAACATCTGCAACATCCATGGGTTCGATCCCAACGATCTGTCGAAGCAGGGCGTGAACATGAAGGACGACAAGCTGCAGAAAGCGAAGGAAGCCTACCAGAAGGAAGGTACGGATCGGACGAACGCATTCTACGGCTTCATCGACAACAAGGATATTTCGTTCAAGCGCGCGTAA